In Segnochrobactrum spirostomi, the DNA window TGAAGTCGATCGTCCGGGTGAAGGATGCCGACGAGGCGGTGCGCGTCGCCAACGACACGGAATACGGCCTCTCCTCGGCGATCTTCAGCCGCGACGTGACGAAGGCGCTGGCGCTGTCGAAGCGAATCCAGACCGGCATCTGCCACATCAACGGGCCGACGGTCGCCGACGAGCCGCAGATGCCGTTCGGCGGCGTTAAGGCGAGCGGCTACGGCCGGTTCGGCGGCCGGGCGGTGATCAACGAGTTCACCGAGCTGCGCTGGATCACCATCGAAGGGCCGCAGCACTATCCGTTCTGAGGAACGAGCGCGGCGCGCCCATCGGACGAATGCTCCGACGCGCCGAAATCGATGCGGCAGCGAAGCGGATGCTTCGCTGCCGCATGCGCATCAGAACCGGTAGTTGATGCCGGCGCGCACGATGCTGAAGGCGTAATCCGCCTTCGCGTTGATGGTGAAGGCCGGGACCGGATTGTTCGCCCCGTTCGCCAGCGAGAAGTTGTCGCTGCCGAGGTCGACATAGAGATATTCGAGCTTCGCCGACCAGTGCGACGCGAACTGTGTCTCCACACCGCCACCGGCCGTCCAGCCCCAGCGCACCTTCGAGCTGGATCCGGACCAAGAGTACGGCGAGCCGCCGGTTCCGGCGATGTCGAGATTGGCGTCCGCTTGACCGAAGGCGAGGCCGCCCGTGCCGTAGATCAGGGCCGGGCCGACGGCGACACCGGTGCGGGCACGCAGGGTGCCGAACCAGTCACCCTCGATGCTGTAGCTCTTGAGGATGTTCTGGCCCCGGACCAGGCCGGTGCTGGTCAGGACGTTCCCGGATTGCTTGCGGTCGGAGTACGAAAAATCGGCCTCGACGCCGGCCACGAGAGCCTTCCATTGGAAATTGTAGCCGAGCGTGCCGCCGATCGTGGGCCCCGAGCCGGACCCGCCAAGCTTGGAATTGTAGGCTTGGGCGTAGCGGTCCGCGTTGTAGACCTGGAAGAGCCCTCCGGCGGTCGGCGTGATGCTGGAATTGTCGATGACGGCACCAGCGGTGACACCCGCATAGAACCCCTGCCAGGACGTCACCGCCTTGGCCGATTCGACCGCATCCGGCACCTTGGCGGCAGGCGCTTCAGGCAGATCGGCGGCGCTAGCCGCCGCTGCGGTACCGATAAAGATTAGCCCCGCTGAAATAGTACGCCTCATTACCAATTCCCCTCAATTCGAGCGAATGAATCACGCAACCGTGATTATTCGGCTCGTCGAGGGCGCGGCAAGGCGCGACCACGCT includes these proteins:
- a CDS encoding outer membrane protein, which produces MRRTISAGLIFIGTAAAASAADLPEAPAAKVPDAVESAKAVTSWQGFYAGVTAGAVIDNSSITPTAGGLFQVYNADRYAQAYNSKLGGSGSGPTIGGTLGYNFQWKALVAGVEADFSYSDRKQSGNVLTSTGLVRGQNILKSYSIEGDWFGTLRARTGVAVGPALIYGTGGLAFGQADANLDIAGTGGSPYSWSGSSSKVRWGWTAGGGVETQFASHWSAKLEYLYVDLGSDNFSLANGANNPVPAFTINAKADYAFSIVRAGINYRF